The Capsicum annuum cultivar UCD-10X-F1 chromosome 3, UCD10Xv1.1, whole genome shotgun sequence genomic sequence CTTGTGGCCTCAAATAATTCTTATATATGTGTAGTTGGAAATAGTTTGTTCAAGGGTAAAGTGAGAACTTTAAAGTTGAATTGTTTCTAATTATAGCAAGTAATACATTTTTCTTTTAACGGAGTAAAAAGGAAAGTGTTTCATATAAAATGTGCCAGAGGGAGTACCCATTATATTGTATATGCTAATAATGAGTATCTTATGTTTAGTTTCTGTGTTTCAAAATCTTAGGCTTGCTTTAATGTCTAACCCCGAATTTATTAATACTCCCGCTGTCTCATTTTATGTGAAACCATTTGGCTTGGCACGATGTTTAAGGAAAAAAAGACCTTTTAAACATGTGGCCTCAAATAATCTTTATATATGTGTAGTTCTAAATGGTTTGTTCAAGGGTAAAGGTGGGGCTTTAAAGTTGAATTGTTTCTAATTATAGTAAGTAAGACATTTTTGTTGACGGACTAAAAAGAATGTGTCACATACAATGTGCCGGACGGAGTAGTCATTATATTGTATCTGCTAATAATGAGTATCTACATCATAAGCTTATTTTGAGTCTGTGTGTTTCGAAATCTTAGGCTTGCTTTAATCTTTAACCTTGAATTTATTAATCCTCTCTCTGCCCCATTTTATGTGGCACGGTGTTTAAGGGAAAGGAAAAGGCTTTTTAAACTTGTGGCCTAGAATAATCCTTAAATATTTGTGTGATTGTAAATCATTTTATTAAGGGGACTATTTTTTtggacggactaaaaaggaaagagtGCCActtaaaatgggatggagggagtgcCCATTTTATTGTATGTGCTAATAATGAGTATCTACATTATAAGCTTATGTTGAGTTTGTGTGTTCTGAAATCATAGGCTTGCTTTAATCTCTAGGCCAGAATTATTAATACCCATTTTATTGTATCATCTAATAATAAGGAGTATTTGTTCCCTCCGTTCCTTTTTAGTTGtcatagtttttttaaaaaaatcaaacgaTATAAACTTTGATCAACATCTCAAATATCGTTGAGTTTTGTCCCTCTTGAAATTCAAGTCTGATTCGAAATCTTGGCTCGCTTTAGTCTCTAACCCCGAATTTATTGACACTCATTTTATTGTATCTGCTAATAATACggagtttcttgttcttggagctTTGGAGATACTTGTTGTTTCGGGTAGATCgtttgtagtattattttgtggtagccTATATGAAGTTTCTTGTACTTTTATTACGTCTTTTTTTCTAGACTGTTTTGTTGTGAGTGGGGTGGGGGGTCTAGAGGAAACTGCCTCTCTACCTCATCTCTGAGGTACAGGTACggactgcatacactctaccctccccagaccccacttggtgggagtatactaggtatgttgttgtttgttgttgctAATAATAAGGAGTATCTACATCATAAGCTTATGTTGAGTTTGTGTGTTTCAAAATCGTGTCTTGCTTTAATCTCTAGCATGGAATATATTAATACCCATTTTATTGTATCTGCTAATAGTAAGGAGTATTTATATCATAAGCTTACATTGAGTTTGTGTGATCCAATATCTTGGGTTGCTTTAATTTCTAGCCCCGAATTTATTAACATCCATTTTATTGTATCTCCTAATAATGAGTATCTACATCATAGACTTATGGTGATTTTTATCCCTCTTGCAGGTGTGTTTCGAAATCTTGGCTCGCTTTAATCTCTAGCCCGGAATTTATCAATACCCATTTAATTGTATCTGCTAATAACAAGGAGTATCTACACCATAGACTTATGTTGAGTTTTGTTCAACCTGAGTATAATCTTAAGGATTGTTCTCTTGGTTCTTTATTATATGGGAATGTGACGGAGGCGTTTGACTTGGATTATCCTATGAAAAATCCTCATAAATCAGTTTGGATTGTGGGTTCTGTTAATGGCTTGATTTGTCTTGCTATTGAGGAAAATGATTTGTTTATATGGAACCCGTCCATTAGGAAGTTCAAGAAATTGCCTGATTCGAGGCCTATGTTGAGGTGTGGTTACTATTTCATGTATGGTTTTGGATATGACAAGGTTTATGATGATTATAAGGTTGTGggcattttttgtatttttggttcCGGGGGTTCGTATGATGTTGAGGTGAAGATGTATAGTTTGAAGAGTGATTCTTGGAGAAACGTTTATGATTATCAGGGTGGAGTGTTATTGAATGATTCGGGTAAGTTTGTGAAGGGGAAGCTTCATTGGTCTACTACTGCTCGTTGTGCTCAGTATACTGGTTGGGAGATCATTTCTATTGATTTGACGGATGAGAAATGGGGAAAGGTGGAGCAACCTTGCTTTGAAGAAGGAAATTTAGATTTTGCGCTGGGAGTGTTGGAAAACAATCTTTCCGTGCTTTGTAATTATAGAACTTGGGCAGATGTGTGGGTTATGAAGGAGTATGGGGTTAAAGATTCTTGGGGAAAAATGTATACCATCAGATGTCCTAATGATGATCCTGGGAAGTTTATGTTTTCTCCACCCCTTTGCGTGTCAAATAAAGGTGAAATTTTGCTCGTGTTTGGATCAATCTTTATGATATACAATCCAAGTGATGATTCGATCAAATATCCGGAGCTGAATAACTTTGATGCCTGTCTTGAGGCGGAAATCTACATTGAGAGCCTAATTTCTCCCCTTTTACAAAATGAACCTATTCCACTACAACAATGAAGGTCGCAGAAGCTCAGATGAAGGACAAACCCATGATATACGAAATGTAAGAGATCTACTTAATACACTGTCAGCAAGTTTTGttctattttgtttcttttgtctACTATAGAATAAGATATCACTTCTGCAACATCTTTACAGCAAATCGTCTTAGACATCTTGTTTGTTCTTTCTCCTTTTTAGCATACTTCCATCAAACAACTTGTCACAAGACCAATCATTTGGTTGTAGTTTGAATTGGACTTCCATTTTTTACTGGTCTACTTAGGTGAGACTTAATATACAAGAGAAGTATGGGAAGTATGGAATAGAAGTTGAAGTAAGACATGCTAGCCAGTTTTTGCCGTTCCTCCCTGCTGCTTATATAACTTACTgttaattttcttttatcttctcaTTCTGTTACATATTCGGTCATTATCTTCTGGCCTGCTTTGGACTGTTTTTCTTGAGCCGAGGATCTACCGGAGACAGCCTTCtctacactctaccctccccagacgcCACTTTGTGGGACTCCACTGGgtatggtgttggtgttgttacGATCAGTAGAGTAGATTAGAGGTGCCAATGAGCAGGAGAACGAAGAGAAATCAATTGGGATTTAAAGCTTTGTTTAAGATTGTTCTCACTTCTAAGTTACTTAAGTACAAATTCTTTTCATCTTCCCCTGCTATAAAGAGCTCTTTTATCTTAGAGCGGCTGATGTATATGCGCAGCTGGACCTTTTTTCAGATTTCTTAGGTGCTATGGTTACGTATCACCAAGTGAGAGATGAATAGCCTTGTTCACTGCATTATTTCAAGGGAAACTAGTATTTCATTATGGTATCAACTATTAGTTGTGACTTTGAAATGTGACCAATGTTAATGCAGCAAGCAtgtacaaaaaatgaaaaatatttaatctTTGTAGTAAAACAATTTCGAGAATTTGTATCATGGATTTAGCTATTGTTGTGGTTCTATTTCTTGATTTGCATCCTCTGCGAGATACTAAATAGAGATAAGAGGGGAGAAATGAGACATAGCCAAGGTAACCTTGAATTGTACATTTCAGTAGAAACGTGAAGGAAAAAGGTTAAAATACCAAAAGTTTTTGGTGAAGAAAAAACATTTTCCTTAATCTCCACACACGACTTACAATTTAAAACTCCCCACACATCTACATCTGCTCAATTCTAGCTACATCTCAACAAATCTGAAAGCTAACAGTAAAATACCTAGCTAAGTATATTCTCTATCCATATTTTCTCCCTAATACCCTTTTTTCTATTCAGAAATACATTTCTACGCATTTTGCATTGACTTGATCATTTATGAGAGTTGGTCTTGGTGTCTTCCATTCCCACAAAATAGTATTCCTTGCTACCCAAATCTACCCAAATCCTGTAGATCAGATCTGCAACTAAGGCCAGTACCAGTTCTCCGCATTCCCTTTTGTGATTCTAGCCAGTCTTCTTCATATCCCCGTCAAGTCTCTACGGAATATACCTTTGCCCAGCAATTTGAGACTCCACTGCAGACATTGGGTTAAGAATGGCCATTCAAAGAATAAGTGCTCTGTGGTCTCCATCCCATCCCCACAACGAGGCATCAATCATCCACATTGGTAAGTATTTTCCTATGCATTGCCAATCAGCAGTTAAAAGTTTGTTTGGGCATGTGTCCCTTACTCCAGACCCATTCAAGGTTGTACAGATTTCCTGAACAAAATCCTGGACCTTTCATAGCCTGGAGAGAAAATAGAAAACAACTTAATATCAGTGGTTCTAGACCTACTAAGTTAGAGCTCGTGGTTGCTTCAAGTCGAGCCCCCCATTCTCCATCTATAGCCACTGCCAATAGTGTATTTACCAGAGCCTAATAGCCATCCATTCTGGGAATAACCTGGAGCAAGAAAGTCTCTAATCatgcatattttttttccaaCATCAACAGCAATCCTGAGGATTGGAGTAATCGCACCATtcgtcattttttttatatacactTGATTGAGCCATTAGCCCAGAGATTTTCAGCCTTTCAAGCTATATTCCAAACATATTTGGATATAGCTGCTTCATTCGATTTCACATATTTTGTGATCCAGAAACGCCTTCGCTCTTTGATCTGCGCACCAGTTCCCAGGCCACAAGGTTTTAGTAGTGTTTACTTTCCCATCCCAAGGAAAGTTCCTGCAAATAGCAGTAATACCTTTGACTTTGAGAACCTGTTTAGGCAGGATGAAGATGGAAGA encodes the following:
- the LOC107864293 gene encoding F-box/kelch-repeat protein At3g23880 (The sequence of the model RefSeq protein was modified relative to this genomic sequence to represent the inferred CDS: added 170 bases not found in genome assembly) translates to MECEVNKNSHQNPKRNKPISHSQNPSTSMQDSIPLLPPELITEILSRLPVKSLLKFRCVSKSWLALISSPEFINTHLIVSANNKEYLHHRLMLSFVQPEYNLKDCSLGSLLYGNVTEAFDLDYPMKNPHKSVWIVGSVNGLICLAIEENDLFIWNPSIRKFKKLPDSRPMLRCGYYFMYGFGYDKVYDDYKVVGIFCIFGSGGSYDVEVKMYSLKSDSWRNVYDYQGGVLLNDSGKFVKGKLHWSTTARCAQYTGWEIISIDLTDEKWGKVEQPCFEEGNLDFALGVLENNLSVLCNYRTWADVWVMKEYGVKDSWGKMYTIRCPNDDPGKFMFSPPLCVSNKGEILLVFGSIFMIYNPSDDSIKYPELNNFDACLEAEIYIESLISPLLQNEPIPLQQ